The following DNA comes from Gammaproteobacteria bacterium.
GGTTAAGAATGTTGATCTATGGCAACAACTGGATAAGTTGGCAGCGAATCATGATGTTGAATGGCATTGGGTGCGCGGTCACAGTGGACATGCCGAGAATGAGTTAGTCGATCAACTCTGTAATCAGGCGATGGATCAACTGGAGAATAAATAGATGACCTGTCATTCTCGCGCAGGCGGGGATCTGTGGGTAGGGTGCGTACTACGCACCAATAGCTTTAAGTTATCCTCGCGTAGGCGGGGATCTGTAATTAATTAGAGGTTCCTTAAATGCGTCAAATTGTACTTGATACAGAAACCACTGGCCTGAGTCCAAAGCAGGGTCATCGCATTATCGAGATCGGTTGTGTTGAGCTGATTAATCGCCGTCTGACGGGTAATAACTGGCATCAATACCTGCAACCGGATCGAGAGATTGATGCTGGGGCGATGAATGTACATGGCATTACTAACGAATTTCTGATTGATAAACCTCGTTTTGAAGATGTTGTTGAAGAATTTATTGAGTTTATCGGTGATGCCGAGCTGGTGATCCACAATGCACCCTTTGATACGGGCTTTCTGAATCATGAACTGGAACGATTAAGAGCCGGTTGGGGCAAGGTATCGGATCGTTGTGGCATCCTGGATACCTTAAAATTGGCGCGTGACAAACATCCCGGTCGAAAGAATGATTTGGATAGCCTGTGTAAACGTTACGAGATAAATACCGAGCGAGAGTTACACGGTGCCTTGCTTGATGCCGAGATCCTGGCTGAGGTCTATCTGGCAATGACCGGCGGGCAAAGTTCTCTCCTGGCTGATGCGCAGGAAGAGGGTGCCGAGAATTCCGCTGGTCGCTCATTAGGCAAGGTACAACGGGATGGATTGGAACTCGTTATTATTCGTGCCAATGAGCAGGAAAGCGAGGCTC
Coding sequences within:
- the dnaQ gene encoding DNA polymerase III subunit epsilon; this encodes MRQIVLDTETTGLSPKQGHRIIEIGCVELINRRLTGNNWHQYLQPDREIDAGAMNVHGITNEFLIDKPRFEDVVEEFIEFIGDAELVIHNAPFDTGFLNHELERLRAGWGKVSDRCGILDTLKLARDKHPGRKNDLDSLCKRYEINTERELHGALLDAEILAEVYLAMTGGQSSLLADAQEEGAENSAGRSLGKVQRDGLELVIIRANEQESEAHQQTLERLKKASGAESVWAQCENKT